A DNA window from Planctomycetota bacterium contains the following coding sequences:
- a CDS encoding sigma-70 family RNA polymerase sigma factor: MVAKAEKTKRASARKAEPKAAARSSAVQTPIQIYLKQINNSPLLTADDEKLLARRIIHHQDARARDRMVRSNLRLVVNIAKHYTNRGLTLLDLIEEGNVGLLKAVEGFDPENGARFSTYASWWIKQAIKRALINGGQPIHIPAYMVELMTKFRRAHHKLEEKLGRPPRDSEIGREMDVPVKKVKIIRKAIKAFNAPSQFGGTGPDGEEATIADVVSDDRTPFPDELVRHRDDLKKLASVLEQIDERAATILKLRYGLEGNDGEPMTLKEIGARIGLTRERVRQIEHETLKRLRETMEAA, from the coding sequence ATGGTCGCCAAGGCGGAGAAAACCAAACGTGCGTCGGCCCGCAAGGCCGAACCCAAAGCTGCCGCCCGCTCATCCGCGGTGCAGACGCCCATCCAGATCTACCTCAAGCAGATCAACAACTCGCCGCTGCTCACCGCCGACGACGAGAAGCTGCTCGCCCGTCGGATCATCCACCATCAGGACGCCCGCGCCCGTGACCGCATGGTCCGCTCCAACCTGCGCCTGGTCGTCAACATCGCCAAGCACTACACCAACCGCGGCCTCACGCTGCTCGATCTCATCGAGGAAGGCAACGTCGGCCTGCTCAAAGCCGTCGAGGGCTTCGACCCGGAAAACGGCGCACGCTTCTCCACCTACGCCAGTTGGTGGATCAAGCAGGCGATCAAGCGTGCCCTGATCAACGGCGGCCAGCCGATTCACATTCCCGCGTACATGGTCGAACTCATGACCAAGTTCCGCCGGGCCCACCACAAGCTCGAAGAAAAGCTCGGCCGCCCGCCGCGCGATTCGGAGATCGGCCGGGAGATGGACGTGCCGGTCAAGAAGGTCAAGATCATCCGCAAGGCGATCAAGGCGTTCAACGCCCCGAGCCAGTTCGGCGGCACCGGCCCCGATGGCGAGGAAGCCACCATCGCCGACGTCGTCTCCGACGACCGCACCCCCTTCCCCGACGAGCTCGTCCGCCACCGCGACGACCTGAAAAAGCTCGCAAGCGTGTTGGAGCAGATCGACGAACGGGCCGCGACGATCCTCAAGCTCCGCTACGGCCTCGAAGGCAACGACGGCGAACCGATGACCCTCAAGGAAATCGGCGCCCGCATCGGCCTGACAAGAGAACGCGTCCGCCAAATCGAGCACGAAACGCTCAAGCGCCTACGCGAAACGATGGAAGCGGCGTAA